In the genome of Mauremys mutica isolate MM-2020 ecotype Southern chromosome 8, ASM2049712v1, whole genome shotgun sequence, one region contains:
- the C8H1orf52 gene encoding UPF0690 protein C1orf52 homolog isoform X2, with the protein MAAEGKDPLGYFAAYGGESSSSSSDSESDAPRAAGGEAAGAAGEAAGGSPGRKPRLPGPDELFRNVSRPPSFLYNPLNKQIDWERRVVRAPEEPPKEFKVWKSNAVPPPEIYSIKEKKPPPPPELDMAIKWSNIYEDNGDDAPQQTNKVNFLPEEEQEPSESDDEKDEPASAKKRKLDSGEETKRKK; encoded by the exons atgGCGGCGGAGGGGAAGGATCCGCTCGGCTACTTCGCGGCCTACGGCGGCgagagcagcagctccagctcgGACTCGGAGAGCGACGCGCCGCGCGCCGCCGGGGGAGAGGCGGCCGGGGCTGCTGGGGAGGCGGCCGGGGGCAGCCCGGGCCGGAAGCCGCGGCTGCCCGGGCCCGACGAGCTGTTCCGGAACGTGTCCCGGCCGCCGTCCTTTCTCTACAACCCGCTCAACAAGCAGATCGACTGGGAGCGCCGGGTCGTGCGGGCGCCCGAGGAG CCTCCTAAGGAATTCAAAGTGTGGAAGAGTAATGCAGTACCACCACCTGAGATTTACAGTATTAAGGAAAAGAAGCCGCCACCACCTCCTGAGCTTGATATGGCAATAAAATGGTCCAACATATATGAGGACAATGGTGATGATGCTCcacagcaaacaaacaaagttaACTTTTTACCAGAAGAGGAGCAAGAGCCTTCAGAATCAG ATGATGAAAAAGATGAACCAGCTTCTGCTAAGAAACGCAAACTAGACAGTGGAGAAGAGACTAAGAGGAAGAAGTAA
- the C8H1orf52 gene encoding UPF0690 protein C1orf52 homolog isoform X1, which translates to MAAEGKDPLGYFAAYGGESSSSSSDSESDAPRAAGGEAAGAAGEAAGGSPGRKPRLPGPDELFRNVSRPPSFLYNPLNKQIDWERRVVRAPEEVRPGAGTAPPARGLGSAPYEAGSRPPKEFKVWKSNAVPPPEIYSIKEKKPPPPPELDMAIKWSNIYEDNGDDAPQQTNKVNFLPEEEQEPSESDDEKDEPASAKKRKLDSGEETKRKK; encoded by the exons atgGCGGCGGAGGGGAAGGATCCGCTCGGCTACTTCGCGGCCTACGGCGGCgagagcagcagctccagctcgGACTCGGAGAGCGACGCGCCGCGCGCCGCCGGGGGAGAGGCGGCCGGGGCTGCTGGGGAGGCGGCCGGGGGCAGCCCGGGCCGGAAGCCGCGGCTGCCCGGGCCCGACGAGCTGTTCCGGAACGTGTCCCGGCCGCCGTCCTTTCTCTACAACCCGCTCAACAAGCAGATCGACTGGGAGCGCCGGGTCGTGCGGGCGCCCGAGGAGGTGAGGCCCGGGGCGGGGACGGCCCCGCCCGCGAGGGGTCTCGGGTCGGCGCCATACGAGGCGGGCTCTCGG CCTCCTAAGGAATTCAAAGTGTGGAAGAGTAATGCAGTACCACCACCTGAGATTTACAGTATTAAGGAAAAGAAGCCGCCACCACCTCCTGAGCTTGATATGGCAATAAAATGGTCCAACATATATGAGGACAATGGTGATGATGCTCcacagcaaacaaacaaagttaACTTTTTACCAGAAGAGGAGCAAGAGCCTTCAGAATCAG ATGATGAAAAAGATGAACCAGCTTCTGCTAAGAAACGCAAACTAGACAGTGGAGAAGAGACTAAGAGGAAGAAGTAA